In Daphnia magna isolate NIES linkage group LG5, ASM2063170v1.1, whole genome shotgun sequence, the sequence CTGTTCATAGCTTGGAAATGGAAGAGGAACGTCATTATAACGAATTAACTGGATACGGCCATGTGGGATCGTTGGGAGTTACGGTCACACCTGTCAATCGTTCCCGAACCACTTCAAGCCCAGTTCCATCAAATCGACCCCTTAGCCCCAGTAATTATTGGTTAACTGTTATAAGTTCAATTGTTTAATCGTCGGTATCTTTAATCGTGTGATATCCGAAATGTTATGATCGTGCAGGTTTGCTGACGTTCAGCAGAGAAGGTTTGGTGGGTGTGCCCACGGCACCATCCTCAATCAGCACTGGGAGAGACCCTTTTAGTCCGCCAAGTCCAATGGGTCGATGTCCAACGTGTTCACATGCAATTAGCGCACCCTCGTCATCCCCTCCTCATGCGGTTTGTCGAGATTATGTCTGCATCTCATATttgccatgttttttttttggccaacaATAATTTTAATTGTAACAATTTTGTTGTAATAGGGTTTGTCTACTGGTATTCCGCGTTCTCTTATACGGATATCGCAAGAGAGATTTGTGAAACCAGCCGTCCCACCACAAGCCGTACCTTCACATATTCCTGCATCGCCAGCTACTTCTGCTTCTCATCCTCGTAGTAGCTCTGGAACATCTTCGCCTATGGACACATCATCTGGACGCATATAATATACCTAATTAGCTTTGAACGTTTTCAATTCATTTATGAATTAGCGTCAGATGTCACGTTGTGCGAAGAAGTAACATCTCTTATATTCCAGAACTATCCCTTCAGTCATACACCATGTCGGTGAAGCAGTTACAATTTGTTTCCATACTTTTACCTTTCCCCCAGTCTTTCTGTAATTCTGTTATTTTTCAAGTATGGCTTTGGAGTTCTTATTCTGGAGTTGTTTGGTTTTTGCAGATTTACCAAGTGCAAGTGCAGAGGTTTCGAgcattttgatttgaattcAAATGTTCAGTTTTCCTTGGATGTCTTTGAATTTATGCTTTATTGCGTCCTCCTTTCTCGTGAATTAATACGAAAGAATATTGTAAAGGGTCAATTAAAATTCATaactttcttttgttatttaatgGTTTAATTGCATTCCAACTTCCAGGCGCTTTGACTAAAATATCCGAATGAATTAATACTCGTCGGAGTTACTCGTTAGGCCAAGATTTTCCGTGTCGTTGTGTTATGTCATTATGCGAAAGCTTAGGGTTTTATGATCTTGCATTTACTGCTAGACAATGCGGAAGAATGTGCACAGAAGGCCAAGAATTTGGATTTAGGTTCCTATATTTGTAATAGGTGTTGTACCCACAACATTAAACGTGCCGTTTCCAGTCACTAGGTTTCGCCTACTAGAATCTTCCACACCAATGTCTTCCTATTTTTCATGTGTACACCGGGTTTCATGAATGATACAGTCATTcccgtgaaaaaaaagaaaacacattcGCTTTTAGATGGATTGAAATTACGACAGTGAAAGACAAAATGGATGGCAGAGGGAAGAGGTGGCATGTCTAGCTCGGACAAGCGGTGCTCAGGATACGTCTCGTTGTCTCAACtgctaaaatatttgtttttttccgagTTTTGGTTTGCCAAAAAGGGGAATCGGGGCGCCATTTAATCGTGTGCGTTTTACCGTTTTTCTAGTATATCGTGGAAAACCTCGTGGAACGGCTTTGTCGTCTCTCTGCCTCTCTGGATGGAAGGAGTTTAATAAGCGTTATTGAATCCTGTCCTTCCGTTAAAACACAACGTAGCATACAGCATTGCTAATCTACGAATGTACGAcgtcttttttcttgtatgtgttttctttttctttgtttcttttttttctttcgtataCATGGTCTAGGTATATATacctgtatttttttttattttgtgttttcccatatttttttcaaaagtgttATTTAAAAGGGCAggtggttgttgtttttgtttgctatcAATCAAGAactcatttaattttttttcctttttacttttctgatttcttttcgtaaaatttaattgtattttCTTATACGCGATTTATTGCTAGTGGAGTTCTAGTATGTCGAAAACATAATTTTGTGACATTCAGCCAGAAAAGTTTTGTGTACACTTAAgtatcaaaaagaaatttgaagtgagaaaaaaaaaacacagaggGAAACGCATGATGTTTCAGCCGAATTCAAATATTCCATTTGTCCTCAAGATTAATATCTTTTGAATAGCAATGTGACATTTTACTTAGATTCCCGCGCGTTGATGTAAGAGAGCTGGTCGTTGTAAGGCGTAAAATCGCAGAAATGAAACTATGTTAGGTTTAGGATGAGACACTAAATTGAAATGTTCAATGATCGACCTTTTCTGTAAATTGCGAACAACGATAGGAAAACCGAAAAGGACAATCATTTTTGCGATCCTTGATTGAAATAGCTTGCGGTTTTAACATTGCTAACTATGGAGACATTGCTTGTGTATTCGTTTGACAAAATGTTACATAACGTACAAAGATACTCGCCCGGTGTTACTCAAATGATCCATGGCAATAGCTaaaagttaagaaaaaaaaaaggcatatGGTCAGCTGATGACAATTTAAATACCCAAAGGAATGTAAAGAAcgattcaaatttttatttctcttctCGTAATCCCAAAAAACATTAAAGTTTAATATGCATCAAATTTGATACACTAACACTTTTCCTTGAACCAAGCATATTTCTCATCCATTTGTCTCCCAACGTCTGAAAGATTTGTAATACATAGGACATAGTTCTTCACTTGGTTGGACAACAAGCTAAATTATAATCCACTGGTTGAATTAGCACGCACAGCCTTCTTTAGTTGGATTTGGTTGATTTTGAGGTTGGTTTCTCCCAGGTTGAAGCGGTTTGTGCTGGACACCCGACTCGGCTGCGTTCAAGTCCAGACTTTTTGGTTGTGGATTTAAAACATTAGATACACGTATTACCTAAATACGTTTTTAAATGACAAAATCTTACCTGCCATCCTGAATATTTTGGTAAATCTTTTTTGCGGTCTCAAGAAAGGCGTCCTCGACATTATCACCTGTTTTTGCGCTAGCTTCAATGAAAAGTAGCTCGTTTTCATCAGCAAATTGTTTCGCCTCTTCGTACGTTACATCTCGTTGGGCTTCTAGGTCAGACTTGTTTCCAATCAAAAAAATTACCTAGAAATCGCAAGTATACAAAAGcataataaaatataatttcaagagtttttttaatgaaacTTCTTTTAGACAATTGGTTTTAAAAGAGTATTATCAAATGATTAAAGCAAATATAGGCTATGGCTGAAGTAAAATTGTGTGCTAACAGTATTGGGATTCGTCAAGTTTCTGGCGTCCGATAGCCAACTGCTTAGATGGTTGTATGTAGACCGTCGCGTTATATCATAGACCAATAAAGCACCTAAAGTTATAAAATGTGAGACTAGGAGCTCATTTACATAAAACTTCTAAGGTTGAGATTACCAGCTGCTCCTCTATAATATGACCGAGTAACAGCGCGAAAACGCTCTTGTCCAGCTGTATCcctataaaataaaacaatagtcAATATCCTCAAACTTTGTAATTAAAGGATTGTTACATTACCAAATTTGAAGTTTGATTTTTTGGCCTGCCACTTCAATTATTCGTGTACCAAATTCAACACCTATTGTATGAGGACAATCAGCCATAActgtcaaaagaaaagaatatttaccaacagaaaaaaaacaattaaattgATAAATACGAAAACAgcaaaaataaagttttttgTACATTTCTTCTCAGTGAATTGGTGAAGTAAACAGGATTTTCCTACTCCCATGTCACCAATAATAATGTATTTGAAGATGTAGGAATAATTATACGGTCCTGCggacattttttgttgattttctgGCCTCCTTTTATAGTACTGTGCTGTATAATCAAATTAGATGTATTAGGTTACATTGCCCAACACAAGTTAAAATGTAGGACAAAGTAGTTTCTAAGTAACTGTACTGTACCAGGAGAGTTATTGGAACAAAATAGAATTATTCCgttctattttttgttccgTTATTACCGAAGGGAAACTGGGCGTAAGCAAACAAAAGTTGGGCTAAACTGTAACGCGATCACGACTACGAAAACTCCCTGTTATAGAACTGTCATAATTTTTAGGCTCAAGACGACACAACGTTAAGGTGGCGTTGCCATATTTTCAATAGTCAATTTTCCAAGTTATTTCAGTCATagatagggctcggccccgtgtccaataggtaggtatttgggcgaatgggtcttctcggcaaaaaaattggattcgGTGGGTTCttgagactttgtgcccactacctacccggttttcttgtgggtaacacaatttcgaaaacccgATTTCCATTACCCAGTTTgccccgatttcctacccgattacccgggtatttccctgaaatcaagtcaCGCACTTTGAATTTCCAccacaaaaacttttttcttgctaatctcccttttaatttaacttggcgCTTAGCAAGccaccattttccaagatggcggtgggtataccaTGTGTGGGTATACCATATGtgggtttgcccatcaaatccacCCAGCCTACCCATTTTGGCAAATAGGCTACCCGGATCTCCCATGGGTGACTATTTTTGGCGACGATCCGCGGCtcgggttttcgagaaccggggccgagccctaacgGTGTCAGCCagttagggctcggccccaatcaaattctaatcggggacaccacTAAGcttccaaaatttaaattaatcagggcagttcggtgcggggatttcttttttcggtgcggaacggtgctataatcggtgctgcaccgatagcaccgcttcatCCAtaggggttagtcttaccagtgaccttgcgttctgataggccaacgagaatcacgtgactagggtcacatttaattcttgttggccgcagggaaactgccaatttagatcactattcattgataatcggggaaggccgatcaccgaaatcaccgcaccgaatCGACTAAAAAGTTCCCCGATGGGCGCGGGGCGTTCTGATAGACCAACGACAAttacgtgactagggtcacattttgtttttgttggccgcagggcaactgccaatttagatcactattcattgataatcggggaaggcaccgatcaccgatatcacaaCACCGATCACCgaaatcacttccccgattaagataaTCCCTGAACcagatcgactaaaaagctccctgATTGGAGCGGGACCGAGCGCTACAGCCAGTACCAGAGTCATGGAAACCTGGATGGTTCACGACATGTGGAAAACCGTCTGTGTtgtgtctaatttcggaaatagcaggCAGAGCCTCTAGCGGGTGTGTGATAaatgcaccaatcaggaaacgtgtttgaaaacttcaacagccgATCACAACatgataaaggaaacgaatGAAGCAGACGACACCAGAAAAATTTAAGCTCGAAAAGAAACACtgacaatggccgttgaacaactcagtttctctctatagatgactctgattctagtttccaccactgtgccccgccccaaaaccgtcgaaattttagacatacACTACCTACCagaagtctttggaagcctgagagaaccttatgcaaaatcgCCGTTTTTGCGATTCTCTCAGTGCCacaattttcacccaaatggtacaattttttttgtgtacgttctcataaatagtgagaacgtccctaattttttccagaattttattttaatgggaagggtgggtgaaaattcgatgaaaaagtctttagaaagccgagaggaccttatgcaaatgaggtcactttggcttttttttaaacaaacaactAGGGCTACGAAAACGCAAAagggcttaaaaaaaagagctacgtTAGTTCTACCTGCAACCTAAttttcagaattttttctttttattcaacgattttagagtaggttaaaaaacgaaattatggaaattccttttttgcggcatcaaccagagttgccaaattcttagaaaccctttgttttttttgctacagttttaccagagtaaaagaatactatatatataatagaatactatatatacatatactagagtaatagaatactatgtaaaatatatatagtattgACCATTTCCATGCGATGTTCGTCCTgaggaaataaaataaatttgaatttttttagatAGATTACTGAGTCTCTTTACTTTATGGAAAATAGCGATATTGCCGCAAATTCATCAATATATGCAGCGGAAAAATTGAGAACGTATGAGGATACTATTCGTATACAAGACGTTTGGCTGCGTAGCGTAAGAACGTATTCTCACAGATAAAAATGTTCACAAGTAAAATTCCACTAATAAAATTGATCATTGACACTTATCCTCCTTAATAAATTGTTGCAGAAGCACAATGTTTTACAAGTAAAAATGTTCATTAGAACCTTTATGAATAAAATCATTTTCACAAATGCAATGTTGCATTAGTAAATATCACCACAAGTAAAATTAACtatttgaaagaaatttataaatagttcataattaaaatgtttcaattGTAATAAATATCACTGATAAAATGGTGCGTATTTAAATTGTACTACAAGTAAAATGTTGTTCATTTGTAATAAATGTCATAGATAAAACGGTgcatttgtaaaaagtatctAAAGTAAAATGTTTCACAAGTAATTAATATTACAAATAAAATGAACCGTAGATAACAAGTTTCATAAGTAataattcaaaattaaatttttgcacaagtaaaatacatttttagaAACAAATTTAGAAATAATTCATAAGTAAAATGTTGTAATTGTAATACATGACATAGATAAAATtgtgcatttttaaaaagtattacAAGTAAAATGTTTCACATGTAATCTATGCTACAAATAAAATGAACCATTGATAACAAGTTTCATAAGTAAGTTTTTGCATGGTCATATATGGTTGATCCACTATGGGTAAATTTCCTCTCGGAAAAGGGATACCCTCTTGCGGGTTTTTACCATAAAAAAACCCGGGTTGTGGATCGGGGCGAAAGAGTGATTTTCCACCCTGtgggagcgcctcttgcgggtgtgtggTTTTCCTCCACgcaaaaaattcatttattgCTAGATCCTAGATGGCAGTCCCATCCCAAGAGGAAAGATTTTTCTACTGGTTGTCGAGATAGTTGCAAAGCGCTGTTATAGTTTATGCTTGTTTGATCGTTTGGCTCCCGGTAAGGTACCAGCATGTGATCAAATAACGGGTAGGTTTCATCGCCAATCAGGTGAACATCACCCGAACAAAGTTCAGGCAGTCTTTGGTAGACAAAAGAAAGCCTGTAGACACTGGCATCATGAATTCTGCTTGGTGGGCCAGTGAAAACATCCAAAAATACTCCATTTGCATCGCAGATGCCTTGTAACGTTATAGAAATTTGTTGCTGGTGATTAACATAGctagatttatttttattcgctGGTGCTCGAATAGGAATGTAGGTGCTTCCGATGCAACCCAATACTCCAGGAAAACCGGATATCTGTACAGAGGAATAATGTTATAGGTTACATGTTTACAAAAAGACAGGGAAACAACAATAAATTACTTGTTCAAAATGATGTGCTATCACTGTCTTTTCTTCATTATCTTTTGGAAACCTAATAATGCTAGGAGCAATGTCATTAAGCCAAAAACGCACGGAACGTAAACGTAATATTTGTATTGCGCTAGTCGTTGGTTTAAATAAGATTGTAAATCAACATCACattaaaatagctttacaGTTATAGAGAGTGACTAAATGATGGATCTATTCATCGGGATTTTGGGGAAGAGCCACCATATTAAGGAACTCATTTACAAAATTTGCTATCTGGTAATTGAATTGGACGGGAGCAATTTGTCGTCCCTGAGAAAAGTTGGGATTAGCACAGCTCACGTAATTTCTTCACCATACACTCACCACTTACTCATTCTCTCTTCTtcgttctttattattttcttctaAAGAGCTGTTGTTGGGCTGCTTTTCTCTGGTCTAACAAAAGACGTGGGCCCGAGTTCCTTCTTTTCTGCATGGGAAATGTCAGCAAACATCagtcatcttttcatttccccttCGTATATATACACAACACGAGACATAATGGGAGAGCTATTCAACAAGCGGAATAGTCCTTCCTAATATAATGTCCCCTTTTCAGTTATTTATTGTGAAATATATCCCAGTCGATTTGTCCAGCCACAAGAAGGAAAACCCGCCTCGCTGCAGGAGATGTTTTTgaatccttttttctttcttatatgCCCTCGTAAGCAAAGCTTCTTCCTCAATCCTATATGCCAATTAAAATGATGTATTCACACAGGTGATACATCGACACGGTCACCGACCAAACAAACGcagcagatttttttttacacctttgttatGTGTGTTGTCTTGTGTAGAGACAGGGACATTTCCGACCGATTCTTACAAGTTTGTAAtttgaatggaaaacaaaTTCCGCGCGCGGCTGCGTTTCAAATAAGCAGAGTGTTTCGTGGACGTGTTTGACCAGTGGCCCAGTGTCATCGCGTTCCGCCAGCTCTCCAGGAGTTTCGGGAGGATTCATGATACCTTGCAGACCACGTTCACCTTGTTTACTAGCAGGAACTTTGGGACCAATCGGGCCCTGAGTTCCACGTTCACCTTTCTCGCTAGACAGACCAGGTTTGCCTCGTTGACCGGGCAAACCCTGAAATTTTGGACGTATTATAAATAATTATGTTTTAGTCCCGCAACACGAAAGAATTAAAGAAAGTAAAAATGTCGTACCACTAGACCTGAAGGCCCAGCATGACCCTTGTCACCTTTAGGACCAGATTGACTCTATTcaatgagaaagaaaatgatttgtttCAATCCATGAGAATCTTGGCGGATTGAAATCATGATAGTTTACCGAAGGACCGTCAGCTCCCATCATACCGACAGGACTGCGCTCACCAGGACCTCCAGGAGGACCAACAGGTCCACGTTCGCCAGGGAATCAACGCTCACCGCGAAGACCGCTGACACCCGGTAAGCCAAAAACACCATCACAGGTTCACCATCTTTTCCGGGATTGCCAGAAGTTCCGGCAACACCAGGAAGTCCCTAActagagaaaagaaaaggctaAGTTAACTCCACACTTATTCTGCCTCCTAACGTAAAATgccaaactttaaaaaattagtattAAAGGCGCTGTTGatgataaaagaaaacaaaagttatCGTTATAATTGCCAATACAAATCATCAGACCTTAGTGAAAAATCATCAGACCTAAAGAGAATACTGGGTTTTCTTACTGGTAGGAACACTTGACCAAGAGTTGTTTGCTAACGCATAAGCAGAGAACTTATTTTACAGTCCATTAGCCAGACCACATAAGCATTTGCCAGCAACAGCAATAACCATCACTTTGGAATCTTTAGCAATGatctaaaacaaacaatgtaGAATAAATTATTTGCTAGTACCttggtttttgaataaatttaccTTTTTCAGCGTTCTCACTTCCCGTAATCTCCAGTTTGAAGTTTGGGATTAACAACTAATTGATCTAACGCATCCTTTTCGctcttgccattttttttgcttcacaATTGACGTAAAAATCTTTCGGTAATTGAGATAAAATTAGACAGGTTCTAATAGTTCGTAAGGATCGATGTCCGGAGTCTATTTCCGATGTCTCTAGCTGTCCGGCTTGACACGCCTTCTGTTATCTATGTCAACATGGTCACGTGTCCTGGCGAATGCTCTGTGCCATTTTCCATAGCTTCGATATCGACGCCTACTTCCTTTTCGTAGCGGGAGAGAATTCGGCTGATATTACTTGTTTTACAATTTTATGCCATTGGTAGAAACCACGtaattttttctaatttcttttctttacctTTTCTTTGCTTGAAATCCCAGCAAGCTTTATGTTATGACAGGATTACTTACATACTTTcagtaaattttaaaatgatgtacGTCAATCATCTAATTCATTCCTAGTTTCATCAAAAACAGCAGCCTCA encodes:
- the LOC116915673 gene encoding ras-related protein Rab-14, producing MSAGPYNYSYIFKYIIIGDMGVGKSCLLHQFTEKKFMADCPHTIGVEFGTRIIEVAGQKIKLQIWDTAGQERFRAVTRSYYRGAAGALLVYDITRRSTYNHLSSWLSDARNLTNPNTVIFLIGNKSDLEAQRDVTYEEAKQFADENELLFIEASAKTGDNVEDAFLETAKKIYQNIQDGSLDLNAAESGVQHKPLQPGRNQPQNQPNPTKEGCAC